cacatttagggttacaccatgtaaaccctaatgtgtcatgactcttcatttccatgacccatgggtttgtaactcccatggagcctccatggagcatctaatgggttcaacccaacttgattatccatggagcctcttagcccactatataagttatggatgatttacataatcaactcatatatttaattagttatcttttgatcacttaattaatactaaaattaattcttgatcaaactaattaaataatattattaatatattagaacttataatatataataaaccacaagtgttatttctctcatttagtctatccaattgcatggtgccatgcaacccaaatggaccatgccgggtcgggtcaagtacataccagaaatagttatggacttagacaccttatccaacagtttttATCCATGTGTATTTAGGCAGCCAAGAACTCCACCCACTCATCATTATACGATCCATGTGTTGCTTCCGTACCGTCCTCACAGGCCTCCTCCACCTTGATCCCGGTACGATCCTTCTTTACTATCatcctaagcattgaggacaatgcttcaATTTAAGCTTGGGGTGTGGTCTTcttacattttattttttattgcatttaggttgtatatagttgcatttagagtaagtcatttaggtcattcataaaaattgtaaaaaaaagttcaaaaatattatatattttgtttctttatcttctaattttcatactttttagatgcatcctagtttaagttcatgcatttttgttctctCTTTTCTTCTAATCACTACAGGTACCATAGCGGCAAGTCATAAATATCGAATCATAGATTGGTTCCAGGTCTTGATATGGAATTCCTTGTATTTGATAAATGGGACACGCTTTGAGCCTCACAGACCACTTTAAGACCGCTTGTGTGGGGGTCAGATGCAAGTAGCTTGATTAGGTCTAGGTGCAGAGGGATATGGTTGGTCAAACCGAAGTGTGTGAACAAAAGTTAGCCTGGTAAGGTATTTTGAAGACAttgaagatattgaagactcGCATCTTGATTTTGGGGGGAGTATCCCTTAGTACTCCCAAGTCTCGTCCGAGCCTTACTTAATTAGATTCTCACCACCTTTTTAAGACAGGTCATCATTTTTCTAGGGGTCTAGAGTAGACAGTTAGATAGATTTTGTTTATCAAACCTTGCATTGAGGTGCTTGATGAACTTTGAAGTGGGTCCCCCAATTCACATCTTTTGGGACCAAGTTTTTTTGGTAACACCCATTTTTGATTCATGCCCCAACCTTTTAGTAAATATTGACACATTGTCAATGATCATTAGGTGTTCATGTTAGCCTCTAGCTATTACTCCATTTTCACTATTGGATTCCTATGTTACATGGTGAAATTCCTTAGACCTTCCAAGAAGAAAGACaagaagaaaacacaaaaaaGGAAGAAATTGGAAAAGTGAAGATAAAAAAGAAACAATGAAAAAGATTAAagaaaagcaacaaaaacaaagaagaaaaatgaataaaaaagaaCACCACAAAAAGAAGAACAATAATCCAAGTTCAAGACTTCTCGAAAAAAAGGCGAGAGAAATAAGAAGATTGAATATCAAGCAACAAAGTGGCTGAAATCCAAATAATAGAagttcaagattgaagatttaagttgttaggtttaggtttaggttaagtagaattttattttattttattttatttttgatttttggtgagaaAAGGCTATAACGATGAGACTGTAGATTGTAAAGGACAGTACAAGGGAGAAGCCTCTGAAACCGGATGTTTGCCCGGAGGCCGTGCTGCAAAACCTTATTTCCTATTAAAAACTTTAGCTTGACAAATATAGGAATCATCGTGTGTGCAGAGGCGCCTTTCCTTCATGCATTATGGTTTGCATTGGTGATTTAAAGTTCCCCCACTGGGCACATCTGTATTTCCTTTGTCTTGCACACCGCGACTACATCCAGTCGTTATGAGAAAAAAGATTATGAGAAAAAAGAACAAAGTAGATCCAGGGTTGGATATAAGTTTCCTTATCGGTGTGTATGGGGGTGATCCAAACTTATGCTGAGGACCTTGTAGGGGTATTCCACACATAGGCTATGGGCCCAGTGACCATAATTGTTTATTTTTCCACGTGTGCTACTTTAGGTGTTAGTGCATTGTTAGAAGTCGGGGGAATCAATGAACAGTTGATTTAGATCATGTGGGCAGTTAAGGGTTGTTGGGAGTAATAGTTGTGTATCAGAAGCCCCTTGTGAAGTATTTGCATTATGAACCCCATTTGCTCGTGGGCTGTTTATTAGGAGTTTGGTTACCAATGTTGGATATCGGTTAATGGAATCTCGAGTCATGAAGTTCGTTGTAAATGTCTTGAGTGATTTGTCGGGTGGAGGTACACCTGAGCAGATAAGGAATTGGATGATTTGTGAAGTTCTTGGATGTACCATCATTATGCTCGTGGGAGCAGTGGGTTGCTAATGACTTGTCAGGAAGACACGTGAGTAAGGTTTTGGGCACAATTTTCGTATTTGGGATTGGTTGGAATTTGCGATTGGTATATCTTGAGTATTTTTTCAGCATGTTTTGGTGGCGTCCCTAGTCAGGGACTAGGGGTAGGTTCCACGAATGGATGATCATCAGTTTTAAGGTAAGGTTTCTGAAGTGTAAACTGATGGGTTTCCGGTTTTGGGGAGTATAGTGATGAAGTTGGTTTGTGGTTGTAGTTCGGAGAGAGTTCCCAGATTGTGTGGTTTTCTCTGACATTTGGGTCATACCATTAGGGAGAGAAAGACAACTGATTCGATTGAGCATTTTCAAGTTATTAGGTTGCTTATTGGCAGTTAGGTTTTCCGAATGGTctctcgagttctatttataagATGCCTTGATTTCGAAACGGTTAGAGGGAGTTTATAGAATATGTTGGTTATGTTTTAGAAATTGTAATCAAGACAAATTTTGAGGACAAAATCCAGTTTAAGtatgggagagttgtaacatcatgtttcaagaagtttcttatttcgggattgtgcacaataaatggatcaagtaaaggcATTGGGCTTCAAGGTAATTGGGTTTAGACCCTATTGGATGTTAATAATATTGGTTACGCAATCCAAGCCCTTGGTTTGTGTTGGATTCTAAGGGGAaaaatgggaaaagtgatgttttagacttcttgcatgaaatatggatttttttgAGAACTTTTTAGTCtaaaatatttagataatattgtggGGGCTCCTCAATacatttccgtggatataaagattatCGAAATCGAAGTTGAAATAGATTAAGGAcgtgatcaacacacaactttttaaagcttctagcttttaacttttaaaaaaaagcttgaaaaaaaaagaaatcgtTCGGTTGTAGGAGCTTTTAGcttttaaataaacaaaaaacttcAAATCAAAAAACGACTTCAAGTAGAGTTTCATAAGAAAAATTCTTTTATAATTgacttaattattttttttatgaaaagaatAAAGGTACGTTTTAGATAAATCATTTTACgtaattttacatattttaagCTTTAAGTTTCTTTTTGGTAAACACTCATATACAAATATAAGCTACAGTTTACAACTATCAATTcacatcaaattttatttttttcaactttttaaaACTAAATTCGCCATTGTTTTACATTTCTattaaaaaaccataaaatattgAAAATTGTACTAAGATATCATTATGTTACAAATTTACAAGTCATACATGTATATAAACTAGCGGGGATGTCCTGGTTTATATGTAAGCTACAAGGATCGAAAttgtaattattaaaattaaaaactacatGGACTAAACATATATTTATTGAAATTAATTATTGCAGAGGCTAAAACTATAATTAATACAAATTTCAAACTATAAAGACTAAAAATATAACTATCTTAAATTAACAACTATAAAGACCATAATGCAAATTATAAAGTATAAAGACTAAAACTGTAATtagtaaaatgaaaaataaaaacaaaatatatagtTATTGAAATTTAAAACTATAAGGACTACAATCTGTAATTAATAcgtattaaaaattataatgtaGAAATTATAATTATGTTAAATTAAAAACAAGGACTaagtatataattattttataaatCAAGGGGCTGTTTCTGTAATTATGAGTAATGAGGCGCATTATAGCAATCATCCCCGCCAAATTGGCGACAAATGTATAACTGCATAAGTTATACTAATACATAGATAGAGACATATATCAAGATTCATACACATTTACATGCTATGGTCCTTCTGGTCCCCAATGCACTTCATGCACCATTAATTATATCAGtaactatttttatttttgaacaagACTAAAACTAAATCagtattattattatcttttttaTATGTCAACCTAACATGATAATAGAACTAATATCTTGTTATTTTGTCTCCTTAAGCCATTCTATTAATAAGCCATGTATTTTTTGcttcacaattttttttttaaaaccaaacTGAATTTGTCCATTCTTCACAAATTCTTAGTTTTGTACCTGTAGAGAGATATACATACATTAGGTATTTATTATCAATTTTGAATCAATGATATATAGTTGTAAACGAGTTTCAAATTTTCTTAGAGGAATGAAATGACCAAATGGTCCTTCAAAGCCAAGAAAAAGATCTGGAAAGTTCAGAATGTGATGTACAGCATTGCGTAATATGTATAAATTCCTTGCGCATGACCAAAATCAAGAGGCTGAAGCACCTGGTTTTCATTTTCTACCGCTTGTATTTTCTTTAAGACAAAAATACAAACTATTTGTATTTTTCAACAAATTTTCTTCAattctttttaaattaattataaataattagtATGTAAAATCCGATTATAAATATAAgctaattttttaaataaaacaatttaGGAGGttgcaaataataaataaaaaatctttTGGCtgaatttaaatatgtttaacttGTTCAATCTATTTGAAAGTGTTTTCTTTTTTTAACTAATttgttgttcatatatatatatatatatatatatatatatatatatatatatatatatatatatatatatatatatatatatataagttttatggaaaacaaataactagggcaacatctaccggaaccaataatcaaataacacgtgtccatttctttcttcacaagtaatgtattgtgaaaGTTATTGtaaaagtgatgtgttgtcatgttttcattggttcaaatatgtgttgccctaatgattaattttccatataactcttccctatatatatatatatatatatatatatatatatatatatatatatatatatatatatatatatatatatatatatatatatatatatatatgccctaATGATTAATTTTctatataactcttccctatatatatatatatatatatatatatatatatatatatatatatatatatataccataataaatgaaaatgacttgcCACATGTCCTTCTCTCATAAAATTAGTCACAtctcattttgttataatttgagatatatttattttccacttgtcattattttaattttcattttcaatatatcattaattttgtttccataaattaaacctaccataatgactattaatttcaaattttaaatttcaaattcaatttcaaataaatttacagtttaaacctttatgcttaacattttgttataattaacccgtttagtacatactaaacacataatttttatttatttattttttgcatgttttttttttctgataattttcacttatttcaatttcaaattcaaataatttttttttaatcgttcgtacttaacattttgttttaatcaatccgtataatatacgggtctcacaactagtatatatatatatatatatatatatatatatatatatatatatatatatatatatatattggtaaaatgaattaaaatcaccaaTTTCACAAATATTCCAATTgaaaatataaaacatataaagagAAATACCAAGAGTCTTCGGAGGTATTCTGTTTTCTAGtttttagataaaacaaaaattttcaaatCTAAGTAGTGTTCAACAAACTCTTTTATAATTTTGCATATTAACATAATtacgtttgtttgtttgtttttttttttttttttttttttttttatttatttaaatcaatagtGTGTTTTAGATaagatatattattttattttatatatattaaaagctTTCGGTTATTTTTATCAAACattcatataaaaatttaaaCTATAACTTATTACAACTTCCAATTAACAACTACTAGTTTCTAACTAGTTTTGTTGAATGCTtagtattaattttttatttatttatttattattattattttttgtaatGTTTTACAATATAACAAAAAATTGTTAGTGATGTACCCTCGTCGAACATTCTAAATCCGCCACTAAATCGATAGGTATCGACTAAATCAAAGTCAACTAATTTAACCTATGActataaaataatgttttaaataacAAAATTCACAAACCCAAATCTGTTGGCTAATTTCAACTTTGTAGTCAAACCCAATGACTTTCTCAATGTATAAATACATGCCAGTATGTTATTTTCTCTCACATCTAATTTCTTGTGAGTCAATCACTAAATTCTACACATATTTTCTTAAAGTTGTCGAGTTTGAAGAGTAGCAAAAGTTCTTCAAAAATGCCACGATGGGTGAGACCAGAGGTAATATGATTATTCTTATCTTTCTAACTAAATTTATAAATACTATTATTGCTGATTTTGTAATAAAAAGTTAATATTCCTATCCTTTTAACGATATTTGACATGACATATTGACATAGGTTTATCCTTTGATGGCTGCGATGACGTTTGTGACAGGCATGTGTGTTTTTCAACTTACTAGAAATGTTGTCATGAACCCTGATGTGAGGTattgtttttttatatgttttttaacaTCAAAATTAGataaagaaacgaacatttgtaTCATTATTTGATTCATAAGACTAAAGGTCATTGGTGACTTGTAGCGTTTTAAAAGTAACTGATAATAACCACATGAACAAAGTTTTGTACTTTGCACCTTTTGGGATTAATTGTGGTATGATGGTATAGGGTGAATAAGGCTCATCGTACGACAGCTGTGCTCGAAAATCAAGACGAGGGTAAAAAATACGCAGAACATGGTCTACGAAGGTTTTTACGTACAAGGCCACCGGAGGTCATGCCAAGTGTTAACTCATTCTTCTCTGATACCAAATAGACATCGATTCAACTTCCTTCATAGCTAAAAATTGTTGTGGATTATTTTGTCactattgatatgtattttattgcTATATTTGTGTATTTCCATTGTGAGTCATGAGATTTAGCCTTGTAATGTGTGATGATGTTGTGTTGTATAAACTTGATGATTTAATACTTAATTGATTATTAAACTTGATTGAAGGAGATGGGGAGAGGAAGAGACCTTGTTTGCAAGCCAAAACATTCTTTCATTTTGCACAACATACTTTCTTTTCACCCATTTCACCTCCCAAAAGATGGTATGTCATATTCTCCAAGCACTTGAAGAACGGATTCCAGACTTCCTAACACCAATTTTGAAAGTGTAATTATTCTTTTAATGGATACCATTTTAAATTTTCAATCACAAAGTTCATTTGTAAAATGTCCAATAATAATATTCCTATCCTTCCATCCATGACATATTAGTTCCAACCGGAAGCCCAAGGTATAACAACAAAACTTTAGCGGTCAACATCCCACAATCAGTACCAAGGGCGGAGCCACCCTAGGGCCAAGATAGGCCCAGACCCCccttcaatttttatttttttaagttatttaaaaaattatgtttatttcGATTGACATCAGGAATTCATTTCTAAAGTTACATGTTGGCCTATtcaatttaaaagttaaattctTTTAGtaatttagtttttaaatttcgTATATTTTAAaccttaaattttataaatttgcaCAATTCAATTTTTAGCTAATTTAATTTAGTTTTTAGTTGttctttttcaatttatttttcttgtatataaaaaaaattatatttaaggCCAATTTTCACTTTTTACATAGGGTcttcaaaataccatatatatatatatatatatatatatatatatatatatatatatatatatatatatatatatatatatatatatatatatatatatatatataattttagaaggaacaccttaaatttttttttggctCATTACGCTCCATCATTATCCAAGTATCGGACTTTACCTGATAAGCGTTAATGCAAAGGTACACATCTGATAAACCGTGCGGAGCCGTCCAAACATCGCAATTATACGTGTGTCTAGTTTACCAAATACTAAAATCATTTCATTTTAGCAATTTTCAATTTTCCATGTAATAATGCAGTCTACTCTATCATGTAGATGccatcttatttatttattttttacttttcatCACTCCTTAAAACTTAGAAAATAGTTATACTTAATTTCGTTTCATTCCACtttttttgtaaataaaattgaaatactataatttaataaataaaaaataaaaaaaaataaaaaatcttaaTAACTGTGAAATCAATAAAAAAAGAAACATTActtaaaaattagaaaaaaaattcgTAACTATagtaaaaaaaacaaaagtaaaacatatataatattataatacgACGTAAAACAAAAATGAAACTAAAACAAACATAAACCTGAATATTTTTTTCCTAATATTTGTTTTAACCCTTAAATGCAATTCAAGTTTATCTCCAGAAAGCTTGTTTTTGATATGTTTTTTAACTACTAAAACAAACATAGCCGATGtatcaaaattttcatatattcGATATGTTGTTTTTCTTTCGCATGTGTTTTTGGCCAATTTGTCTTTCTCATGCCAAATATTATCCACATCTTAGCGTCAGGCGTCGCCGATGAGCATGAACTATCCATGTGGTTGAGAGTTCTCACCCGAcacaatgacacaattattatgGGGTATCATACCCACTAAGCTAACATAATGTACGCTGGAATTCAAGTTGTATAGTTCGAAGCATGTTGAAATGTTTTGTATTTTCTCAGTGTTTGGCTGAATACTGTATATTTGAAGATGTATTCCTTTtcactttatatcaacattagtTGAGGGGTTCAATTGTAAATATAGAATACATCAGGGATTCGTTTGTAAATAGATAGTTGTATGTTTAGATTGTTTGAAGCTTTCTGTTCGTTGTTCAACACTGTATATAATTCATGTATGCAATTCATAGTGAAATAAGATGAAACATTTCACTCAATACTAGAGAGAACTTTTCTTTTCTAAACGAGTTCTTGATTCTTCACTTTATCCCTACCAATTTCTTCTAGTTTACTATATTCATAACTAGCTATAATATCTTTTTTGAAAGGCTTTTTatctttttatataattttgcAATAGACACTCAATAAAGTTTTTATTTCAGTTTTTCTAAAGCTGTAAAAAGTTACATGTCTAATGTCTTATTAGGAAATACAAGTTAAAAATGATACTTGAGTTAACATAGACAAAGGAAGTGGTACAAGGAAGGCTTTGGAACATTAGAGTGGATTTTTGTGGGACGTTGAATTCATCAATCACGAGTTCATTGAAACCAATGCTTATCTATTGAGCCTTTGTGTTTGTTTTATTTGTCCCAACAATTCGGAAGAATGATCTTCATATATAAATTCGTATATTTTTTTCATATGAGTCTTAAAGAAAGATAAATAAGCGGGTCGAACAAGTCATATAATATTGAGTTGACCTATAAGCGAGCCTTTCTGGATTTTACAAATAATAACATAATAGAAATGattagaaaaaaatattttaatttaatattgtTAACAATCAACCCGGATAATGTTATACATTTTGGTTCTCTTCATTAACCCAAAGAAAGAATTAACTATCTTGTCAAAACGCTTTGTCTTCTTTTGTTTAACCGCTTCATAGATTGTTGAATTGCAAAAGTTCCACATAACCCAAAAGGTTGTAAAGACCATCGCTTCTAAAACTTTCTTTGTGGGTCGATTTGTCGAATTTAAAGTAGTGGAGTTAGCAAATGCAACCAAACATAAATAGAATATGATGAACTACACTGAGTGAACAGTTTAGAACAAAAAACCACATGGTTccttatatatatgaaagtaaaaaaaatgaaaaaaaaaatgctcTTGATGACAGGTTAGGTCGTATGTCTTAAAATATTTAAACATCACTTCAATAGTTATAATAGATTAATAACTCTTACAACCGGTATAATACCCGTTCGGTGAACGGGTTGACGGATAAATGAATTATCATTCATTGTTTATATACTCTCATTGTCTATACAATTGAGGTCTTAGTCTAAAAAACATAATCAACACAATATCTTTCCAACACCATCATTTCATTCACTGTGAAACAGATGGTTTACATCAAAAGATTACAACTTAAAACTCTCTGCAAATCACTCACACTCATATCTCTAAGACTATCACAGATTATACAAGAATATGATgtatgtgttggaatagtgtctaaggctgcaactatattagacaaatatttgacccggttgtgcatggtccttttgggttgacttcaccataacaacttgataggatgatttattaagagagaataaatattattaatacattatgagaataatataaagaataataatattgttatttgattaatataagtcatagaattaattggaattaatttggtgacttaaagagattaattaaataagagggtataaactgtcaattgtttgatagttaaactttagactgtaaatccttattggatagaggatggacgaattctagaagctatggatagctcaaatcgtccattgcttatctaaggaaaggatttggataactttaagagaagattatccaattagggtttaagctgtaacccttaaggagtctacaagtataaatagaccctatggctaagggaaatcggcacctcattGAGAATAAAGAATCcctagccgatttcctcccctctcctctctccaaatcatcctcctttttatttggtgtttgtaagccattagaggagtgacaattgtgactctagaagctccaagacaacaagatcaacaaggaattcaaaggtatgattctagatctgttttaacattgttcttattcctaaatagtcattagaagtattggatacaaaacatgtttaattagaaagcctagatccaagcattagggttttgcatgcgcacataggaaagttcttatggctaaaacccatcagtggtatcagagccaagcttggttttcattgaattgttgcttgtttgtttgaaacttaactgcaaaattcgatttttgtgtttctgagtcatggacttggcgagtcccatagtggactcggcgagttggcctgactcggcgagtcccttggtgcactcggcgagtccaagcgtcaggaatggccagattcgggatttcttcatgattatcttatggaaacttaccttaatcatattagatcaaccctaatccaattttttgatatatatgactataatcttgatctaattaaagatatttatcaactaataaaatatttaatttccttatatgataattaattaattattttgattattttggtaattatcttgaaagaaatcttgaataaatcaaatatagataattaggaaattaattgttaattgaaattatttgttatttgatcctccatgttttaaatgtttaaaacttgtcctcaagttttgaaatttatattttgtgattaaaagttttaatttagacaatttaaatttcaaaccctagattttaaaaggtttaaaatacaaccctatactaatataatattacaagaataatatatatatatatatgtatatatatatatatatatatatatatatatatatatatatatatatatatatatatatatatatatatatgtataactaaa
The genomic region above belongs to Lactuca sativa cultivar Salinas chromosome 4, Lsat_Salinas_v11, whole genome shotgun sequence and contains:
- the LOC111885880 gene encoding uncharacterized protein LOC111885880 is translated as MPRWVRPEVYPLMAAMTFVTGMCVFQLTRNVVMNPDVRVNKAHRTTAVLENQDEGKKYAEHGLRRFLRTRPPEVMPSVNSFFSDTK